The following are from one region of the Sorghum bicolor cultivar BTx623 chromosome 2, Sorghum_bicolor_NCBIv3, whole genome shotgun sequence genome:
- the LOC8074194 gene encoding probable purine permease 5 isoform X3: MDKEGGGHHHHHTIRVPSPTPDNNIAMGEETSQANGSTTTSLRRKAAEVIATSLETYRSKPFSFWLLLFLSSGAMLTAFPASSLLSRLYYTDGGQSKWILSWAAVAGWPLPALLLLPLYALGKASPTPLSLTLCFWYALLGFLSAADNLMYAWAYAYLPASTASLVAASSLAFSALFGRAIAKNTLNMSSLNAVVVITAGVVIVALDSGSDRPPGVTPRQYALGFVLDVLGSALHGLIFALSELVFARVLGRRSFHVVLEQQAAVSLCAFAFTSAGLAVAEGFPAMRREAARFAHGGEAAYANVMVWTAVTFQLGVLGGTGVLFLASTVLAGVLNAVRVPLTSIAAVIWFHDPMSGFKILALVITVWGFASYMVGHSSVRKTSRS; encoded by the exons ATGGACAAGGAAGGCGGCGGCCACCATCACCACCACACCATCCGAGTCCCATCCCCAACCCCAG ATAATAATATAGCAATGGGGGAGGAGACCTCGCAGGCAAATGGCTCAACGACGACGTCGCTGAGACGGAAAGCGGCCGAGGTGATCGCCACCTCCCTGGAGACGTACCGGAGCAAGCCGTTCTCCTTCTGGTTACTCCTGTTCCTGAGCAGCGGCGCCATGCTCACCGCGTTCCCGGCGTCGAGCCTGCTCTCGCGGCTCTACTACACCGACGGCGGGCAGAGCAAGTGGATTCTGTCGTGGGCGGCCGTCGCCGGCTGGCCCCTGCCCGCGCTGCTCCTGCTGCCGCTCTACGCCCTCGGCAAGGCGTCGCCGACGCCGCTGTCGCTGACGCTGTGCTTCTGGTACGCGCTCCTCGGCTTCCTCAGCGCCGCCGACAACCTTATGTACGCGTGGGCGTACGCGTACCTCCCGGCGTCCACGGCGTCGCTCGTCGCGGCGTCGTCGCTCGCGTTCTCGGCGCTCTTCGGCCGCGCCATCGCCAAGAACACGCTGAACATGTCCTCGCTCAACGCCGTCGTGGTGATCACGGCGGGCGTGGTGATCGTCGCGCTGGACTCCGGGTCGGACAGGCCCCCCGGCGTCACGCCGCGCCAGTACGCGCTCGGCTTTGTCCTGGACGTGCTCGGGTCGGCGCTCCACGGCCTCATATTCGCGCTCTCGGAGCTCGTCTTCGCCAGGGTCCTCGGCAGGCGCTCCTTCCACGTGGTGCTGGAGCAGCAGGCGGCCGTGTCGCTCTGCGCGTTCGCCTTCACCTCCGCGGGGCTCGCCGTCGCCGAGGGCTTCCCGGCGATgcggcgcgaggcggcgcggttTGCGCACGGTGGCGAGGCCGCGTACGCGAACGTGATGGTGTGGACGGCGGTCACGTTCCAGCTgggcgtcctcggcggcaccggcGTGCTGTTCCTGGCGTCCACCGTACTCGCCGGAGTGCTGAACGCTGTCAGGGTGCCCCTCACGAGCATCGCCGCGGTGATCTGGTTCCATGACCCCATGAGCGGGTTCAAGATCTTGGCTCTGGTCATCACTGTGTGGGGGTTCGCGTCCTACATGGTTGGCCACTCCTCTGTTAGAAAAACGTCAAGAAGTTGA
- the LOC8074194 gene encoding probable purine permease 5 isoform X2 has protein sequence MFIPSQTTLITVIRSNAGLYIIELVINNNIAMGEETSQANGSTTTSLRRKAAEVIATSLETYRSKPFSFWLLLFLSSGAMLTAFPASSLLSRLYYTDGGQSKWILSWAAVAGWPLPALLLLPLYALGKASPTPLSLTLCFWYALLGFLSAADNLMYAWAYAYLPASTASLVAASSLAFSALFGRAIAKNTLNMSSLNAVVVITAGVVIVALDSGSDRPPGVTPRQYALGFVLDVLGSALHGLIFALSELVFARVLGRRSFHVVLEQQAAVSLCAFAFTSAGLAVAEGFPAMRREAARFAHGGEAAYANVMVWTAVTFQLGVLGGTGVLFLASTVLAGVLNAVRVPLTSIAAVIWFHDPMSGFKILALVITVWGFASYMVGHSSVRKTSRS, from the exons ATGTTCATTCCTTCTCAAACCACACTCATCACTGTAATTCGTAGCAATGCTGGACTATACATCATAGAACTGGTCATCA ATAATAATATAGCAATGGGGGAGGAGACCTCGCAGGCAAATGGCTCAACGACGACGTCGCTGAGACGGAAAGCGGCCGAGGTGATCGCCACCTCCCTGGAGACGTACCGGAGCAAGCCGTTCTCCTTCTGGTTACTCCTGTTCCTGAGCAGCGGCGCCATGCTCACCGCGTTCCCGGCGTCGAGCCTGCTCTCGCGGCTCTACTACACCGACGGCGGGCAGAGCAAGTGGATTCTGTCGTGGGCGGCCGTCGCCGGCTGGCCCCTGCCCGCGCTGCTCCTGCTGCCGCTCTACGCCCTCGGCAAGGCGTCGCCGACGCCGCTGTCGCTGACGCTGTGCTTCTGGTACGCGCTCCTCGGCTTCCTCAGCGCCGCCGACAACCTTATGTACGCGTGGGCGTACGCGTACCTCCCGGCGTCCACGGCGTCGCTCGTCGCGGCGTCGTCGCTCGCGTTCTCGGCGCTCTTCGGCCGCGCCATCGCCAAGAACACGCTGAACATGTCCTCGCTCAACGCCGTCGTGGTGATCACGGCGGGCGTGGTGATCGTCGCGCTGGACTCCGGGTCGGACAGGCCCCCCGGCGTCACGCCGCGCCAGTACGCGCTCGGCTTTGTCCTGGACGTGCTCGGGTCGGCGCTCCACGGCCTCATATTCGCGCTCTCGGAGCTCGTCTTCGCCAGGGTCCTCGGCAGGCGCTCCTTCCACGTGGTGCTGGAGCAGCAGGCGGCCGTGTCGCTCTGCGCGTTCGCCTTCACCTCCGCGGGGCTCGCCGTCGCCGAGGGCTTCCCGGCGATgcggcgcgaggcggcgcggttTGCGCACGGTGGCGAGGCCGCGTACGCGAACGTGATGGTGTGGACGGCGGTCACGTTCCAGCTgggcgtcctcggcggcaccggcGTGCTGTTCCTGGCGTCCACCGTACTCGCCGGAGTGCTGAACGCTGTCAGGGTGCCCCTCACGAGCATCGCCGCGGTGATCTGGTTCCATGACCCCATGAGCGGGTTCAAGATCTTGGCTCTGGTCATCACTGTGTGGGGGTTCGCGTCCTACATGGTTGGCCACTCCTCTGTTAGAAAAACGTCAAGAAGTTGA
- the LOC8074194 gene encoding probable purine permease 5 isoform X1, with protein MSIIVRAWTCIWLSFRVTKPRELQLQAAGSGAWTRKAAATITTTPSESHPQPQANGSTTTSLRRKAAEVIATSLETYRSKPFSFWLLLFLSSGAMLTAFPASSLLSRLYYTDGGQSKWILSWAAVAGWPLPALLLLPLYALGKASPTPLSLTLCFWYALLGFLSAADNLMYAWAYAYLPASTASLVAASSLAFSALFGRAIAKNTLNMSSLNAVVVITAGVVIVALDSGSDRPPGVTPRQYALGFVLDVLGSALHGLIFALSELVFARVLGRRSFHVVLEQQAAVSLCAFAFTSAGLAVAEGFPAMRREAARFAHGGEAAYANVMVWTAVTFQLGVLGGTGVLFLASTVLAGVLNAVRVPLTSIAAVIWFHDPMSGFKILALVITVWGFASYMVGHSSVRKTSRS; from the exons ATGTCCATTATAGTCAGAGCGTGGACTTGCATCTGGTTGAGCTTTCGAGTCACAAAGCCCAGGGAATTGCAGTTGCAGGCAGCAGGCAGTGGAGCATGGACAAGGAAGGCGGCGGCCACCATCACCACCACACCATCCGAGTCCCATCCCCAACCCCAG GCAAATGGCTCAACGACGACGTCGCTGAGACGGAAAGCGGCCGAGGTGATCGCCACCTCCCTGGAGACGTACCGGAGCAAGCCGTTCTCCTTCTGGTTACTCCTGTTCCTGAGCAGCGGCGCCATGCTCACCGCGTTCCCGGCGTCGAGCCTGCTCTCGCGGCTCTACTACACCGACGGCGGGCAGAGCAAGTGGATTCTGTCGTGGGCGGCCGTCGCCGGCTGGCCCCTGCCCGCGCTGCTCCTGCTGCCGCTCTACGCCCTCGGCAAGGCGTCGCCGACGCCGCTGTCGCTGACGCTGTGCTTCTGGTACGCGCTCCTCGGCTTCCTCAGCGCCGCCGACAACCTTATGTACGCGTGGGCGTACGCGTACCTCCCGGCGTCCACGGCGTCGCTCGTCGCGGCGTCGTCGCTCGCGTTCTCGGCGCTCTTCGGCCGCGCCATCGCCAAGAACACGCTGAACATGTCCTCGCTCAACGCCGTCGTGGTGATCACGGCGGGCGTGGTGATCGTCGCGCTGGACTCCGGGTCGGACAGGCCCCCCGGCGTCACGCCGCGCCAGTACGCGCTCGGCTTTGTCCTGGACGTGCTCGGGTCGGCGCTCCACGGCCTCATATTCGCGCTCTCGGAGCTCGTCTTCGCCAGGGTCCTCGGCAGGCGCTCCTTCCACGTGGTGCTGGAGCAGCAGGCGGCCGTGTCGCTCTGCGCGTTCGCCTTCACCTCCGCGGGGCTCGCCGTCGCCGAGGGCTTCCCGGCGATgcggcgcgaggcggcgcggttTGCGCACGGTGGCGAGGCCGCGTACGCGAACGTGATGGTGTGGACGGCGGTCACGTTCCAGCTgggcgtcctcggcggcaccggcGTGCTGTTCCTGGCGTCCACCGTACTCGCCGGAGTGCTGAACGCTGTCAGGGTGCCCCTCACGAGCATCGCCGCGGTGATCTGGTTCCATGACCCCATGAGCGGGTTCAAGATCTTGGCTCTGGTCATCACTGTGTGGGGGTTCGCGTCCTACATGGTTGGCCACTCCTCTGTTAGAAAAACGTCAAGAAGTTGA
- the LOC8077250 gene encoding cytochrome b561, DM13 and DOMON domain-containing protein At5g54830: MAADPLLALLAGALLAAALAAAAAAAPSCPHTNLTANFSADLTMLQHQLRGTVRLADDGKCALELTRFDLLAASPSARFWAADGPAMADLAAGRAFSPLPLNKTFRNASLELPFARPLPRLLALYDPDTSSDFGHVFLPNGTGPDLDTAADPAPTMFDNCIPLSETETYRLRWTLNASAGTVEIGLEAAVGSEYYMAFGWTDPKANSPAMIHADVVVAGFTEEGTPFAEDYYISDYTECTLGKEDSPVSGVCPDKAYEDGKNDSILVYGHRRDGVSFVRYVRKLDAEDAKYDVPVGATEEMAVLWSIGKLRPPDTMHPHYLPQNHGGPRDTTFGFARLNLSETVDNCLGPLDADNKEDQERIIADRKTPLVVTSAPAVRYPNPPNPDKVLYINKKEAPLLKVERGVPVKFSVQAGHDVALYITSDPIGGNATLRNKTEVIYAGGPDAHGVLATPKELVWLPDRNTPDLVYYQSLYDQKMGWKVQVVDGGLSDMYNNSVILDDQQVTLFWTLSTDYKSISIAARGEKKSGYLAIGFGSGMVNSFTYVAWVGNDGVGRVKTYWIDGKSATGIHPTSENITFVRCKSENGIITFEFTRPLNPSCTGKVECKNIIDPTTPLKVVWAMGASWSGDDLTDSNMHSVTSSRPIRVLLLRGSAEAEQDLRPVLAVHGFMMFVAWGILLPGGTMAARYLKSLKGDGWFQIHVYLQYSGISIMFLGVLFAAAELRGFFVSSVHVKFGVLALLLAVLQPLNAKFRPSKPANGEVPSRNRILWEYLHVITGRSAIIVGIVALFTGMKHLGHRYDSENVEELTWALMLWVLSVIVVVLCLEYKEVKRRISDRSARGHWVLGNTEEDDSVDLLHPDGTARNSESSAGVMEVQLEPLTR, encoded by the coding sequence atggcggccgaTCCCCTGCTCGCGCTCCTCGCGGGCGCGCTGCTCGCCGCGGCGCTCGCcgcagccgcggcggcggccccgTCGTGCCCGCACACCAACCTGACGGCCAACTTCTCCGCCGACCTCACCATGCTGCAGCACCAGCTCCGCGGCACGGTGCGCCTGGCCGACGACGGCAAGTGCGCGCTCGAGCTCACCCGCTTCGACCTCCTCGCCGCCTCCCCCTCCGCGCGCTTCTGGGCCGCCGACGGCCCCGCCATGGCCGACCTCGCCGCCGGCCGCGCCTTCTCGCCGCTCCCGCTCAACAAAACCTTCCGGAACGCCTCCCTCGAGCTCCCCTTCGCCCGCCCGCTCCCGCGCCTCCTCGCGCTCTACGACCCCGACACCTCCTCCGACTTCGGCCACGTCTTCCTCCCCAACGGCACGGGCCCCGACCTCGATACCGCCGCCGATCCGGCGCCCACCATGTTTGACAACTGCATCCCTCTCTCCGAGACGGAGACCTACCGGCTCCGCTGGACGCTGAATGCATCCGCCGGCACCGTCGAGATCGGCCTCGAGGCGGCCGTGGGCTCCGAGTACTACATGGCGTTCGGGTGGACGGACCCCAAGGCCAACTCCCCCGCGATGATCCACGCCGATGTCGTTGTCGCCGGCTTCACGGAGGAAGGTACCCCATTTGCCGAGGATTATTACATAAGCGACTACACTGAGTGCACGCTGGGGAAGGAGGACTCGCCCGTGTCAGGGGTTTGCCCAGATAAGGCCTATGAGGACGGGAAGAACGATTCAATCCTGGTGTATGGCCACCGGCGGGATGGAGTGTCCTTCGTGAGGTATGTGAGGaagcttgatgctgaggatgccAAGTATGATGTGCCAGTGGGTGCCACGGAGGAGATGGCGGTGCTTTGGTCCATTGGTAAGTTGCGGCCACCGGACACAATGCACCCGCACTACCTCCCACAGAACCATGGGGGGCCAAGGGACACAACCTTTGGGTTTGCCCGGTTGAATTTGTCTGAGACGGTGGACAATTGCCTTGGACCGTTGGATGCTGACAATAAGGAGGATCAGGAGAGGATCATTGCCGATCGCAAGACACCACTTGTGGTGACATCTGCTCCAGCCGTGCGCTACCCAAACCCACCAAACCCTGACAAGGTGCTTTACATCAACAAGAAGGAGGCGCCGCTGCTaaaggttgagaggggtgtgccAGTGAAGTTCTCAGTGCAGGCTGGGCATGACGTGGCACTCTATATCACTTCAGATCCCATTGGTGGTAATGCTACGCTGAGGAACAAAACAGAGGTCATATATGCTGGTGGGCCTGATGCTCATGGTGTCCTAGCAACCCCAAAAGAGCTTGTTTGGTTGCCTGATCGAAATACGCCTGACCTAGTCTATTACCAGTCACTGTATGACCAGAAGATGGGATGGAAGGTTCAAGTGGTTGATGGAGGCCTTAGCGACATGTATAATAACAGTGTTATTTTGGATGATCAACAGGTTACTTTGTTTTGGACTCTCTCCACAGATTATAAATCTATATCTATAGCAGCCCGAGGTGAGAAGAAAAGTGGATATCTTGCTATTGGGTTTGGGAGTGGGATGGTGAATAGCTTCACCTATGTTGCTTGGGTGGGCAATGATGGTGTTGGGCGAGTGAAAACTTATTGGATTGATGGAAAGAGTGCAACAGGTATCCACCCAACATCTGAGAACATCACATTTGTCCGGTGTAAGTCAGAAAATGGCATTATTACATTTGAATTTACTCGCCCTCTTAACCCTTCTTGTACCGGGAAGGTAGAATGCAAGAACATCATTGATCCAACTACACCCCTTAAGGTTGTCTGGGCCATGGGTGCAAGCTGGTCGGGAGATGATCTGACAGACAGTAACATGCATTCAGTCACAAGCAGTCGGCCAATACGTGTTCTGTTGTTGAGAGGTTCAGCTGAGGCAGAACAGGATTTGCGTCCTGTCCTGGCTGTTCATGGGTTTATGATGTTTGTTGCCTGGGGTATCTTGCTTCCTGGTGGAACAATGGCTGCCCGGTATTTGAAGAGCTTGAAAGGAGATGGGTGGTTCCAGATACATGTCTATCTGCAGTATTCAGGAATTTCTATAATGTTTCTTGGCGTCCTTTTTGCTGCAGCTGAGCTACGTGGCTTCTTTGTCAGCTCAGTGCATGTTAAGTTTGGTGTGCTGGCCCTATTACTGGCAGTTTTGCAGCCACTTAATGCTAAATTTCGGCCTAGTAAGCCAGCTAATGGGGAGGTTCCATCTCGCAATCGAATCCTATGGGAGTACCTGCATGTTATCACAGGGAGGTCGGCAATTATTGTAGGAATCGTTGCGCTTTTCACAGGAATGAAGCATTTAGGCCATAGGTATGACAGTGAGAATGTAGAGGAGCTCACTTGGGCCTTAATGCTGTGGGTGCTTTCAGTTATCGTTGTTGTGCTGTGCTTGGAATATAAGGAGgtcaaaagaaggatcagtgaCAGAAGCGCCAGAGGGCACTGGGTATTAGGCAACACCGAGGAAGATGATTCAGTTGATCTTTTGCATCCTGATGGTACAGCTAGGAATTCCGAATCTAGCGCTGGAGTAATGGAGGTGCAGCTTGAACCTCTCACTAGATGA
- the LOC8077251 gene encoding transmembrane 9 superfamily member 9, with amino-acid sequence MRTPAMLRWAAALAVLLAVAAPAAGFYLPGVAPSDFAKGDLLPVKVNKLTSIKTQLPYTYYSLPFCKPDTIIDSAENLGEVLRGDRIENSPYVFKMGEPKMCQIVCKAKIGEKEAKELKEKIEDEYRVNMILDNLPLVVPVKRQDKNSIAYQGGYHVGLKGLYSGTKDEKYFIHNHLSFAVKYHRDENSGLSRIVGFEVNPHSVKHQVDDKWNGVDTRLSTCDPHASKFVTNSDNPQEVETDKEIIFTYDVHFEESEIKWASRWDTYLLMTDDQIHWFSIVNSLMIVLFLSGMVAMIMLRTLYRDISRYNQLETQEEAQEETGWKLVHGDVFRPPTYSDLLCVYVGTGVQFFGMLLVTMIFAVLGFLSPSNRGGLMTAMLLVWVLMGLLAGYSSSRLYKMFKGSEWKKITLQTAFLFPGVAFVIFFILNALIWGEKSSGAVPFTTMFALVLLWFGISVPLVFVGSYLGFKKPAMEAPVKTNKIPRQIPEQAWYMNPLFTILIGGVLPFGAVFIELFFILTSIWLHQFYYIFGFLFLVFVILIITCAEITIVLCYFQLCSEDYMWWWRSYLTSGSSALYLFLYAAFYFFTKLQITKLVSGILYFGYMLLASYAFFVLTGTIGFCACFWFTRLIYSSVKID; translated from the exons ATGCGGACGCCGGCGATGCTCCGGTGGGCCGCGGCGCTCGCGGTCctgctcgccgtcgccgcgccgGCCGCCGGGTTCTACCTCCCTGGCGTCGCCCCGAGCGATTTCGCCAAG GGTGATCTGCTTCCAGTGAAGGTGAATAAGTTGACATCTATCAAGACTCAACTCCCGTACACATATTACTCCCTTCCATTCTGCAAGCCAGATACCATAATCGACAGTGCCGAAAATCTTGGTGAGGTTCTTCGTGGTGATCGCATTGAGAACTCTCCTTATGTG TTCAAAATGGGAGAGCCCAAGATGTGTCAGATTGTCTGCAAAGCGAAGATCGGTGAGAAAGAAGCCAAAGAGCTCAAGGAAAAGATAGAGGATGAATATCGAGTGAACAT GATTCTAGACAACCTCCCGCTTGTTGTTCCTGTTAAAAGGCAAGATAAGAACAGTATTGCTTATCAAGGTGGATATCATGTTGGTCTTAAAGGCCTGTATTCTGGA ACTAAGGATGAGAAATACTTCATCCACAACCATTTGTCATTTGCGGTGAAGTATCACAGGGATGAAAATTCAGGACTTTCTAGAATAGTGGGATTTGAGGTCAACCCACACAG TGTCAAGCATCAGGTTGATGATAAATGGAATGGTGTAGACACTCGCTTGAGCACTTGTGATCCTCATGCGAGCAAATTTGTAACAAACTCTGATAATCCTCAGGAAGTTGAAACTGACAAGGAAATCATATTCACATATGATGTTCATTTTGAG GAGAGTGAGATCAAGTGGGCATCTCGATGGGACACCTACCTGTTGATGACTGATGATCAGATTCACTGGTTTTCTATCGTGAACTCTCTCATGATCGTGCTTTTCCTATCTGGCATGGTTGCCATGATAATGCTTCGCACCCTCTACAGAGATATCTCTAGATACAATCAGCTTGAAACTCAAGAAGAAGCACAAGAGGAAACAGGCTGGAAGCTTGTTCATGGGGATGTGTTCCGTCCTCCAACCTACTCTGACTTACTCTGTGTTTATGTTGGCACTGGCGTCCAATTCTTTGGCATGCTCCTAGTTACAATGATCTTCGCTGTgttgggtttcctttctccatCAAACCGGGGAGGACTGATGACTGCAATGCTTCTTGTCTGGGTTTTGATGGGGCTGCTTGCTGGCTATTCTTCTTCACGCCTCTACAAGATGTTCAAAGGTTCAGAGTGGAAGAAGATTACACTGCAAACGGCTTTCCTGTTTCCTGGGGTTGCATTTGTTATTTTCTTCATCTTGAATGCTCTTATATGGGGGGAGAAGTCATCTGGTGCTGTTCCTTTCACCACAATGTTTGCCTTGGTCCTCCTCTGGTTTGGCATCTCAGTACCCCTTGTCTTTGTTGGGAGCTATCTTGGGTTCAAGAAACCTGCCATGGAAGCTCCAGTCAAGACAAACAAGATTCCACGGCAGATCCCTGAGCAGGCTTGGTACATGAATCCGCTTTTCACTATTCTGATCGGTGGGGTCCTTCCATTTGGAGCAGTTTTCATTGAACTCTTCTTCATCCTCACCTCCATCTGGCTGCACCAGTTCTATTACATCTTTGGCTTCCTCTTCCTTGTGTTTGTGATCCTTATCATCACCTGTGCCGAGATCACAATTGTGCTCTGCTATTTCCAGCTCTGCAGTGAGGACTACATGTGGTGGTGGAGGTCTTACCTTACCTCAGGATCCTCTGCCCTGTATCTCTTCCTGTATGCTGCTTTCTACTTCTTCACGAAACTGCAGATTACTAAGCTGGTGTCTGGCATCTTGTACTTCGGCTACATGCTTCTCGCCTCCTATGCCTTCTTTGTGCTCACTGGCACAATTGGTTTCTGTGCCTGCTTCTGGTTCACTAGGTTGATTTACTCGTCAGTGAAGATCGATTAG
- the LOC8074195 gene encoding uncharacterized protein LOC8074195, producing MPNWPTILLVWSYGETCELLLSRVRQMPCLLYSSLWRSLAATCDCESPCQTGQAWYGETCWSCFSLGFGRCHACCIPLCRDFQLRPVTQRVNGAPALSQTSLGPGQGARQQAASHGAYKGLKIPAKSAGSHCVQGTQFPPNLLKSRIRGISQQKVGHTPQQNHTPRPRLLVPDTTSTGPLRSCAHGTTAVSLTRSSPAAAMSWLLVVAVLAGFALGPSAGTDHIVGANHGWNPNINYSLWSGNQTFYVGDLISFRYQKGTHNVFEVNETGYDNCTMAGVAGNWTSGKDFIPLPEARRYYFICGNGFCLQGMKVAITVHPLPHNATSKGSSTRGGTGAQEEAAAAALGARSAAWLATLAVAAVSAIC from the exons ATGCCAAACTGGCCAACCATATTGTTGGTATGGTCATATGGAGAAACCTGCGAGTTGCTTCTCTCTCGGGTTCGGCAGATGCCATGCCTGCTGTATTCCTCTTTGTGGCGATCTCTAGCTGCGACCTGTGACTGTGAGAGCCCATGCCAAACTGGCCAAGCATGGTATGGAGAAACCTGCTGGAGTTGCTTCTCTCTCGGGTTCGGCAGATGCCATGCTTGCTGCATTCCTCTTTGCCGCGATTTCCAGCTGCGACCTGTGACTCAGAGAGTGAATGGCGCACCTGCTCTGTCTCAGACTTCGCTGGGGCCTGGCCAGGGAGCCAGACAGCAGGCAGCCAGTCATGGCGCGTACAAGGGACTCAAAATTCCCGCCAAATCAGCAGGCAGCCACTGCGTACAAGGGACTCAATTCCCGCCAAATCTGCTGAAATCCCGAATCCGTGGTATATCCCAACAAAAAGTGGGTCACACTCCGCAGCAAAACCAtactcctcgtcctcgtctcctCGTGCCTGACACCACTTCCACTGGTCCTCTTCGCTCTTGTGCTCACGGAACCACGGCCGTCTCCCTGACGCGGAGCTCGCCCGCAGCCGCAATGTCGTGGCTCCTGGTCGTCGCGGTGCTTGCCGGCTTCGCGCTTGGTCCGTCCGCGGGCACGGACCACATCGTGGGCGCCAACCATGGGTGGAACCCCAACATCAACTACTCCCTCTGGTCCGGCAACCAGACCTTCTACGTCGGAGACCTCATCT CGTTCCGGTACCAGAAGGGGACGCACAACGTGTTCGAGGTGAACGAGACGGGGTACGACAACTGCACCATGGCCGGGGTCGCCGGCAACTGGACCTCCGGCAAGGACTTCATCCCGCTCCCCGAGGCCCGCCGCTACTACTTCATCTGCGGCAACGGCTTCTGCCTGCAAGGCATGAAGGTCGCCATCACCGTCCACCCGCTCCCGCACAACGCCACCTCCAAGGGCTCCAGCACCCGTGGGGGCACCGGCGCACAGGAAgaggccgccgcggcggcgcttgGGGCCAGGAGCGCCGCGTGGCTGGCGACGCTCGCAGTCGCCGCAGTGTCTGCTATCTGCTAG